A portion of the Marinobacter alexandrii genome contains these proteins:
- a CDS encoding LamG-like jellyroll fold domain-containing protein codes for MKKNLILFLLVIITTQVHAQWRFFMTWGNGAITITRTAGDSGVDSPTHLDILRSTTGAFGSFTQIASLPYSSSGNYDWVDPEAVDETLYYYKVRERNDRSGIIGPLTIDSRLGQALLRPAQLSVFPGDEKVRVTGTFPDGRSGRWAQAELYRGTTNPPTNLHASVPMPNGRSFDWVDTQVENDVRYYYRLKIIRDWSIGSETPFSSVVEAVPMGSPFGPIAAIAYTDSVSVRWIGDVDLPNDAVRSYEVWRKVGDETLQLLTTVAKEDTSYMDKSVTSGEVYTYEVRSIKNSVLRSETDVVKPAKDFDRNLILDGTGEIQISDAGLFSGNNSSGTIEFRMKAAANDITSTNGHSILSKHDQGGSLNGFNFLLTNSGLRVDIKDGDGNVQRITAHNNTDVADDQWHHVALSYSWGGVTTLYIDGEDQGTINNTPMINLSAEPFRVGGSPDSFWEPFVGMIDELRVWDQALNQTTISNLQGKRVLGDEQWLSGVWRFDLPLTEGVVYDDGVNSFNGIVQGNLTLSDPESSTAYASYDNGEVTLNWDFQLNTPITDFLITRRQIGSADDPVGNPIFIQNPVTSAASGSLVDNKPVLMGAEYEYIVEAKNGVTVLATATDVIVANDDLGGRLFLPSSQNGFVEINEGITNNQTGTIEFRFKSSQVPQAGESVSLLSRHGVSGSNNGYNFIHTASNLYAQIKQGGVSTNLSGTENLLDGEWHHVALVHDWNGVNQLYIDGVLVATETVSNISIADEPLRIGKSIDDFWSSYNGQIDELRLWSKQLTASEIMAGKDIRLPGSTTDLAAVWHFDEQKGYSTARDEGANNFDGTLQDGAFFNQDPGALSFSSPTGGFMETAGNGGRMEGAMVITVEGNFFKIPDNPERLIASNLFNFPQKIIVRPPTGGSFQADLTEGLTPLLQVSPDGTSATLQFEGQADHHIAEYSIIDFRIELNSDVFLTDNAVIGSNGGNTGIPYTLRDNTIPTLTNPISDIEIAADDHAMDLNLDNYFFDPDFDQNLEYIIETNNDIVSTSLVGSLLLFGPTAAGSGSTEIQVTLIDNNGGEVSDTFIVDITKLQQFIYLDPIPILDLANGDNQILLSATATSGLPVQFDLVSGDASIDSNIITVNSVGLFEVSVSQAGDETYEPAETLTVLFTVVDSRRDDQIITFTSDLTGLTYGDAAITLTASASSGLDVSYNSTGPVEINGTTLSILGAGEASVTINQSGNENYNPAIVIINFTIEKKLLVATADDKIMTFGDDLPGFTISYTGFVQGEDEMDIDVLPELRSLATVSSDVGIYNIEVFDEGFDDNYTFDHVSGTLTINKADQVIIFTPPADLDIAQTDRITLSASSASGLDIRFELLEGIGTIQENVVTADETGVFRIMAIQEGNINYNPATPVIQSLIVTDSNKENQTITFEQITDAVYGDVIELNATSSSDMSVNLEVLSGQGILSGNILTLTGLGSYEIEATQEGSSEFNPAPIVTMSFEVSKATLTITAEDKTIAEGDAIPELTISYDGFKLDEDASVLEAEPSASTTATASNPAGVYAIVLTGGSDDLYELNLVDGILTIESEPVLGVVDVEVRVYPNPVIHKLQVKGGEIERMRLLTMDGKLLQSLENASTMDVSNLKQGNYILQLIERKGEISTHLIIKN; via the coding sequence ATGAAAAAGAATTTAATACTCTTTTTACTTGTAATCATTACAACACAAGTCCATGCACAATGGAGGTTTTTTATGACATGGGGTAATGGAGCCATCACCATAACCAGGACTGCTGGAGACTCAGGGGTGGACTCTCCCACACACCTTGATATCTTGCGATCAACAACAGGGGCATTCGGTAGCTTCACTCAGATTGCTTCATTACCTTACAGCAGCTCAGGAAATTATGATTGGGTAGATCCTGAAGCAGTTGATGAAACCCTCTATTATTATAAGGTACGGGAGCGGAATGACCGTAGCGGTATCATAGGTCCTCTGACCATCGACAGCCGTTTAGGCCAAGCCTTACTCCGGCCTGCACAGCTTTCTGTCTTTCCAGGTGATGAAAAGGTTAGGGTGACAGGCACCTTTCCTGATGGTCGTTCAGGAAGATGGGCACAAGCAGAACTTTATAGAGGAACGACAAACCCACCTACCAACCTTCACGCCTCTGTGCCTATGCCTAACGGGCGCAGTTTCGACTGGGTAGATACTCAGGTGGAGAATGATGTTCGATACTACTACCGGCTAAAAATAATAAGGGACTGGAGTATCGGTAGTGAAACTCCCTTTTCAAGTGTAGTGGAAGCTGTTCCCATGGGTAGCCCTTTTGGCCCTATCGCTGCTATTGCGTATACGGATAGTGTTTCGGTTCGGTGGATTGGCGATGTTGATTTACCTAATGATGCTGTGAGGTCATATGAAGTATGGAGGAAAGTCGGAGACGAAACCCTGCAGTTGCTCACCACAGTCGCCAAAGAAGATACCTCCTACATGGATAAATCTGTAACCTCAGGTGAGGTGTATACCTATGAGGTACGATCGATAAAAAATTCGGTGCTTCGTTCTGAAACGGATGTGGTGAAGCCAGCAAAAGATTTCGATCGTAATTTGATCCTGGATGGTACAGGTGAAATTCAGATTTCAGATGCTGGTTTATTTTCAGGCAACAATAGCAGTGGAACGATCGAGTTCAGGATGAAGGCAGCAGCCAATGATATCACATCAACAAACGGTCATTCCATTTTAAGCAAGCACGATCAGGGCGGTTCTCTTAACGGGTTTAATTTCTTACTAACAAATTCGGGTCTACGTGTAGATATTAAAGATGGCGATGGGAATGTACAGCGTATCACTGCGCATAACAATACAGATGTGGCTGATGATCAATGGCATCATGTCGCACTTTCCTATTCATGGGGTGGTGTCACAACACTTTATATCGATGGAGAAGATCAAGGAACCATAAACAACACACCAATGATTAATTTATCTGCAGAGCCATTCAGAGTGGGAGGAAGCCCAGATAGCTTTTGGGAGCCTTTCGTAGGAATGATAGATGAGCTCCGAGTTTGGGACCAGGCCTTGAACCAGACTACAATATCAAATTTACAAGGTAAACGAGTTCTGGGTGACGAGCAGTGGCTGTCAGGGGTTTGGCGATTTGATCTTCCACTGACAGAGGGAGTTGTTTACGATGATGGGGTCAATAGCTTCAATGGTATTGTACAAGGAAATCTGACACTTAGTGATCCTGAATCCAGTACGGCCTATGCTTCATATGATAACGGAGAGGTGACCCTCAATTGGGATTTTCAGCTCAATACACCCATCACGGATTTTCTGATCACCAGAAGACAGATAGGATCGGCAGATGATCCGGTTGGAAATCCAATTTTCATCCAAAATCCTGTCACCTCTGCTGCCAGTGGTTCTTTGGTAGACAACAAACCTGTGCTAATGGGTGCAGAGTATGAATACATTGTGGAGGCAAAAAACGGGGTTACAGTACTAGCAACGGCCACAGATGTAATCGTCGCAAATGATGATCTTGGAGGTAGACTTTTTCTACCTTCGTCTCAAAATGGGTTTGTAGAAATCAATGAAGGCATTACCAACAATCAAACAGGTACGATTGAGTTCCGCTTCAAATCCTCCCAGGTACCCCAGGCTGGGGAGTCTGTAAGCCTACTTAGCCGGCACGGCGTGTCGGGTTCCAACAACGGCTATAATTTCATTCATACTGCTTCCAACTTATATGCACAAATAAAGCAAGGAGGAGTATCTACTAATTTATCAGGTACTGAAAACCTGCTGGATGGAGAGTGGCATCACGTGGCACTAGTTCATGACTGGAATGGAGTAAATCAGCTTTACATCGATGGAGTACTTGTGGCTACTGAGACCGTTTCGAATATTAGCATAGCCGATGAGCCACTTCGTATAGGCAAAAGCATTGATGATTTTTGGTCATCATATAATGGTCAAATAGATGAGCTACGACTATGGAGCAAGCAGCTGACAGCTAGTGAGATAATGGCTGGAAAAGATATTCGCTTACCAGGAAGTACGACTGACCTGGCAGCTGTTTGGCATTTTGATGAACAAAAAGGGTATTCTACTGCCCGCGATGAAGGAGCCAACAACTTCGATGGTACACTACAGGATGGCGCTTTTTTCAACCAGGATCCAGGAGCACTTTCCTTTAGCTCTCCTACAGGAGGATTTATGGAAACAGCAGGTAATGGAGGAAGAATGGAAGGGGCTATGGTTATTACTGTGGAGGGAAACTTTTTCAAGATCCCAGATAACCCGGAACGACTAATAGCAAGTAATTTATTTAACTTTCCTCAAAAGATCATTGTAAGACCGCCAACGGGAGGTTCTTTTCAAGCGGATCTTACAGAAGGTCTCACCCCTTTGCTACAAGTGAGTCCGGATGGTACTTCAGCCACACTTCAGTTTGAAGGTCAGGCAGACCATCATATTGCTGAGTATTCTATCATAGATTTTCGTATTGAACTCAATTCAGATGTTTTTTTAACAGACAATGCAGTGATCGGTTCTAATGGCGGTAATACGGGGATTCCTTACACGCTTAGGGATAATACGATACCGACACTAACTAATCCCATTTCGGATATTGAGATAGCGGCTGATGATCATGCGATGGATCTAAATTTAGACAACTATTTTTTCGATCCGGATTTCGATCAGAATCTTGAATACATCATTGAAACGAACAACGACATAGTTTCCACATCACTTGTTGGCTCACTTCTGTTATTCGGACCTACAGCTGCCGGAAGTGGATCAACGGAGATACAAGTTACGCTTATTGACAATAACGGCGGAGAAGTTTCAGACACCTTTATCGTAGACATAACAAAGCTTCAGCAATTCATCTATTTAGATCCCATTCCAATCCTTGATCTGGCTAATGGTGATAATCAAATTTTGTTATCGGCAACAGCCACCTCTGGTCTGCCTGTGCAATTTGATCTAGTATCTGGTGACGCGTCTATTGATAGTAATATTATTACCGTAAATAGCGTAGGTCTTTTTGAAGTATCTGTTAGTCAAGCTGGGGATGAAACCTATGAACCTGCAGAAACTTTAACCGTCCTTTTTACGGTAGTGGACAGTAGGAGAGATGATCAAATCATCACGTTTACAAGTGACTTGACGGGACTCACTTATGGAGATGCAGCCATTACTTTAACAGCCTCAGCTTCATCAGGACTGGACGTTTCTTACAACAGTACCGGGCCTGTCGAAATCAATGGAACAACGCTAAGTATATTAGGCGCAGGAGAGGCGAGTGTTACGATCAATCAGTCAGGAAATGAAAACTACAATCCTGCAATTGTAATCATTAACTTCACCATTGAGAAAAAGCTCCTCGTAGCAACAGCAGATGATAAAATCATGACCTTTGGGGACGACCTGCCGGGATTTACCATCTCTTATACTGGGTTTGTACAAGGAGAGGACGAGATGGATATTGATGTGTTGCCTGAGTTGCGATCTTTAGCTACCGTTTCCAGTGATGTAGGAATATACAATATTGAAGTCTTTGATGAAGGTTTCGACGATAACTACACATTTGATCATGTGAGTGGCACACTTACGATCAACAAGGCCGATCAAGTGATCATCTTTACACCCCCTGCTGATTTGGACATTGCTCAAACAGATAGAATAACACTTTCTGCATCTTCTGCCTCTGGACTGGATATCAGATTCGAATTGCTTGAGGGCATTGGGACCATACAAGAAAATGTGGTAACTGCTGATGAAACAGGAGTTTTTAGAATCATGGCTATTCAGGAAGGGAATATCAACTATAATCCAGCCACTCCTGTCATTCAATCCTTAATTGTTACTGACTCCAACAAAGAGAATCAGACCATCACTTTTGAGCAAATAACAGATGCAGTCTATGGTGATGTGATCGAGTTGAACGCCACATCCAGCTCAGACATGAGTGTAAATCTGGAAGTACTCAGTGGTCAAGGTATCTTGAGTGGCAACATTCTAACATTAACAGGATTGGGGAGCTATGAAATTGAAGCCACGCAGGAGGGAAGTAGTGAGTTCAACCCGGCACCCATTGTTACCATGAGTTTTGAAGTATCTAAAGCTACTCTCACGATCACAGCAGAAGATAAAACCATTGCCGAAGGCGATGCAATCCCGGAGTTAACGATAT